The following is a genomic window from Fundulus heteroclitus isolate FHET01 chromosome 16, MU-UCD_Fhet_4.1, whole genome shotgun sequence.
TTTCCCCACTACTATACCCCATCAGACCAAAAAACAGCTGCGCGGTCAAACTGAACAAAGGTGTTGAAATACAGTCAACAAGAGCGGCTACTCCTCTTTCAGCTTTTTGTCCATGTATTTTGTTCTCTTAGCCAAGGCGATGGCGTCCAGGTGGAGGTTGCGGCTGAGAATGGCCGAGCCACAAGTGAGAGCTCCGGCGAGGGCGCCAGCGAAGCCGCACAGAAACACGTCCTGGCCTGTAAACAGCACAGGTAAAAGCCAGCAGGTGTGACTAATGCAGGAGAGCAGTTAGTTTTCTGGACGGTGCAGCGAGGCGCGGCGGGACACACCTGTCAGGTAGAGGTTCTTCAGTGGAGTCTGAGGTCTTATCACGGCGTTGAGTTCGGGGCTGAACCGGGCGATGCCGTGGTCCACGCCGTAGATCTCGCCTTCGGGGGCGCCGATGTAGTGCGTGTTGGTGATGGGGGTCCCAGCGTCGACGTACTCAATCTGCACCAAAACAACAGACCAATGAGTGCCGAAGACAGCTAACCTATACACCATCACTCTCTGGCATACTACTAGTATAAGAGTTTACATTATTTCCCCAACAGTAACAATATTATACATAGAAAtatcttaaaaataaacaaaggtaccgtatttttcggaccataagacGCAACAGATTACAAGTAATGGCCTGTAAACAGCACAggtgccattttttggccccgataccgatacccgatacctggctgtgcagtattggccgataccgataccacctgtttgaaattgatgtgtgtgtatatatgaagaactgcatactacttagggtggtagaactttttattgcctacctggaatgggtgacaatagctgaataaacttttggctctcaaaggccaaaacagtgcaacattcatgaaattataacatgtataatagtagtgcaacagtaagacagtaaaattacattaataattgagtaatctcttttaaaccctgagttttggctctcaaatgccaaaatagtgcaactttcatgaactttatataaaatgtataatactagtcgggagagaaaaggctgcgttcaagtgacatacaaacatcaaaatggtgcTCTCTCTATaaggtgccctatttgttggtactcgccgataccgataccaccattttagtgctggatcggggccccgtccgatactggtataggtgcaacactaattataAGGCGTACCAAATATTCTGTAATATACTCCGTCccttcacgtccacagctctgTATCCGTCtgtgtcgggaggacagagtagttggactacactgccctggttttaacataaggccaaaataaacaaaacttttatattgaattaacttactaggtttattgttggtAGCGCGTAATCCGGGCacgggctgcctaaaggctcctaCATACTCAGGCGTACTGTACGCATACAGTGAGCTTGGCGGACTCCATGTTGACTCTAcgcggacgttttacccttcatagtcgagcgtgctaatatatatatatatatatatttattattattttttttttttttttttttcacactgtttCCTCTTCACTATGCTATTCCTGAATTCAGAAATATTCTGGCAGCCGGATGTGGCCCGTGGACCGCCAGTTGAAGACCTTACTAAAAGCTGCAATACAATCACAAGTTATGGCTATTTGTAATTTTCCGACTCAAACTGTCTTCTTTTCCacttctgctaaaaaaaaaatggttgtgcCTTTCTGTGAACTGTGGAGCGAATTCATGTCAGTTGCTTAAAAAACGTTATTATCTTCATGACAAGTTGAACTTCATGAAAACTTCACAACACTCCTACAGTAGGGGGAGTTACCTGCTTAGGCAGCGTTAATATGGAAACAAACTTTTTAGGGCTTTTTGGTCAAAACACACCTGAAATCTGTAAcggaaatgtaaataaatacaaataacagTAGACTAATGAATGGACAGATGCCAGGCTAACAGGCTGTAGTAAAGAAAGAATGATACAATTTTTAACCACTGATTTAAAGCTACGTTTTGCAGCCGTAAAAATATAATGCAGGAAAATCACAAGTTTGAAAACACCTATCAGATAGGGGGAGAAAAGACGGCAAAAAGACCCTGAAGCCTTTTACCTTGTCTCTGGTGATCTTAGGAAAAACGTCCATCACCACTTCCAGGGCGGTGTCAATGAACGCTTGCTTCAGCTCTTTGTAGTCGGCTCCTCTGTTCGTCACCTTGTCGTCCTTCCAATCCTCAAACCACGAGTATTTGGCAAAACTGACCAGGCTCAAAGTAGACTTTCctagaggaggaaaaaaaaagaagaccctCTGATCAAGAAAGCATTCCAGATGAAAGGATATCGTCACCGACCGATCTCCAACAGTACCTGGTGATCTCGCCTCCCATGATGGATCTTTGGCTGACGGCGAGGCAACGAACAGCAGAGGTATTTTTTTGGAAGCCTCCTCTCTCTCTTGGTTCATATATTTCTCCACCCTTAAATGAACGGAGACAAAGCTAGTGTAATTCCACCAAAAAGCCTTTGCATTAAGAAAAAACGCATCGGCAGGTCATGTGGTAGCAAAGAAAATACGCTTTCTGCCATTGACAGTGGAACAACCAAGaagttaattagttaattaatttTGGACTGGAGAGAATGACTTTATTTTGCAAGGAATAATCAAAAGCAAACAAGCTCAATCCTAAATATCATTAAtctcattaaatgttttcattaatatAACCCTTTTCAACAGCCAACCTGATAGCCAAATGGCTTTACAATAAAATCACTCAAAAACTCTATAAAAACAGGaccaaaaacaacctttaaaggcatactatgcaacatttttcagttaattaatgtgttccataccgttttggatgattaaatgagtcatttcaggtcgaacaaaggttttctcggccgccctggtggtctgtgggggaaatatcgtacttgcaattgcaggagccctcggcccgcacccacaggctcagaagtctggtgcaagactgcgagagtcggtcttgctttacggcgagaactccatgtgtttttgccctgccattcactatatgcacgcgcgaaagcaacaacaaagaaccgcgtgttaacgtcaaataaacatgcaagcatatcgagttttattattattattttttttttttttttatgttggtgagacgctaccgcggcggccacGGCGatagatagcgctgcgggaaaccctgatgttcataccttcactgtgttagtcattgtttgtactgccgttttttccacttttcgttgcgttcgcctgtctgctaagctcaaaacaaccacgcctggcttgacggagaaaccagaacagctgagcatctttatgacagtgcacttttactttcgtcctctggggggagcctcgctggaaaatcaaccccggttgcatagtatacctttaaaatatgATGAAAAGATTTGACACCAGGACAAAAACGAGAACGGGTCTGTTTGCTGGAATCAGAACTAGATATTACAGCAAACCCAATGGTCCTCTACTGCAACACAATACATTACTTGCATGAGCTCTTCAGATAACCTCAGACTGAGGAGGACTCACCATGAAACATGAGAGACTTACTAAAGCAACAAGCAAATAAACAATTAAAGACTTTGGAGTAAAATGGCAGGTGAATAAGGCATAAACCTGCATTACATACGTAGCTGTGCGCTCGATTTAAATCTCTCTTGGACACCAGTAGTTAGGTACTGAACAATTTGTGGAagcatgcatttgcatttgtAATGTTGCAAATATAAAACTGCCAAAAAGTCAGTTTgtcagttttatgtgcttattatttatatatattttttttatctcaccaGGCGTGTAATCATTAAGTTTTACTGTACTTCAAGTGgtgtaataaatataaaaattattatttctgcaAACAGCTACAATCAGAATCATCAAGCCAAAATACTTATTAGTTACCTCTTGGATTTTTTGcatcattttaatttcaatgtaTAAATCTGTTGATAATTAGGAAAAATTTGCCATTTAAATGTCATTCTCTGTAGCTTCATCTGGTGGCGGCAGCGGATATTGGAATCTTGGCTGTTCTGGtatcaaacaaaaagcaaagagaTGCTAAATTCAAGCGTAAGTCTTGTGAGAATTAATAGAGAAAACATACAGCTCGTCAAAATTGTTCTCAGCGAAGATCCAGTAGTTGTTTGCCCTCAGGCCCAGCTCCTCCTTGGTTCCGTTTAAACCCACAAAGATGCTCAAGCCTCCTTCACCGTGCTTCACCATACCGATGTGCCTCTGGATCTCTGCAAGACAGGAGAATCATAGGAAAAAAATGCCTGCAAGTGGAAGGTCGGAGAAGAATTCAGGGCTGTGTAAACGCTGTCTGACCTGGCATGGCCTGGAGCTCCTTGGGCAGAAGCTTCTCGTAGGTGTTGAAGATACCAGCATCAGAAATGACCATGGGGGCACGGACGTGCACCTCCTCCTGACCTTTCAACACGCTCACCCCTGAGAACAGAAGATGTGGCTTCATCTCACCTACGAATCAACCTGAGGAGCTCGTGAAGTCAAACTCACCGCAAGCTTCCTTTGCCTCGTTGAACAAGATACGGTTGACTGGGGCTCGAACCAGAACAGCGCCCCCGGCCTTCTCGATGATGGGGATCATGTGGTAAGCAATCTCGCTGCTGCCCCCTTTAGGGTACCAGGCGCCGCTCAGGTAGTGAGTGACCAGCAAACTGTGCATGGCGAAGCTGGCGTCTTTTGGCATGTTGCCTGCAGGTCAACACGGAAAACCCAAAACACTGAGCAGCCTGCTGTCAACTAAACTGGATCCCTTAAGTAGCACAGAGCAGCAATTTTAAACCTTATTGGAGGTGAAGagcaacattaaaaataactcaaataacAGATTTTACGGGTTTCAGAGTTTTActtgtagggggaaaaaaatatgaaaagcatttatcattttccaGCCACGACACAATTATGCACAGATTAGCGAGCGTTGCTCTATCACATGCAATCCCAATAAAttactagggctgggtatcatctaggatgagccgatttgatacgattctcgatacatagctcacgatacaatacgGTTCTCGATAAagctcagcttgatttaatttgacgccaatattgataattaatgctcaaagttattaaatcaacaaaaccagccaaatagatttgttaaatttattgaacactgatatactaacaggaaaataaagtgcatttggttcaatgcatttaacgtatcacagaaaccaaaaatgtgcccaaatgtttgattttagggACGGAGGCGCTTCTATAATCCTGTCGCCCGTTctgcaaattcgtctcacttgctcttcctcgctgtgaacagtaatggcgcgCTCTAATAACGCCCCCTGGGGGTTGGGAGGCATATATCGAATATGAGAgtcagaatatcgatattaacccgtttttaaaaacatggatgttaatctttgtatcgatttttatgcacagccctataAATTACGTTGCAGTTTGTGGTTGAAATGGGCCATAATTAAGAAAGTTAAAGGGGTATGCTTACATTTGTCaggtacaataaa
Proteins encoded in this region:
- the retsat gene encoding all-trans-retinol 13,14-reductase, yielding MWTILCIACIVLVIFLLKYVFGSSGPNPFAKDCREPLREKVYDKKEKNKVLKQGFLANRVPDNLDAVVIGSGVGGLGLAVLLAKVGKRVLVLEQHDRAGGCCHTFTEKGFEFDVGIHYIGDLLEHKPFRCMLDQMTNGQLQWEKLENPFDHVVLGPPENRRSYPIYSGSTRFSEELKKRFPGEEKAIDEYLRLAKKTGRSAWFLALLKLCPLPLAKLLIHTGLVKHLSFFFKMAPRSLTDVVNELTENKDLRAVFTYIFGTYGNMPKDASFAMHSLLVTHYLSGAWYPKGGSSEIAYHMIPIIEKAGGAVLVRAPVNRILFNEAKEACGVSVLKGQEEVHVRAPMVISDAGIFNTYEKLLPKELQAMPEIQRHIGMVKHGEGGLSIFVGLNGTKEELGLRANNYWIFAENNFDELVEKYMNQEREEASKKIPLLFVASPSAKDPSWEARSPGKSTLSLVSFAKYSWFEDWKDDKVTNRGADYKELKQAFIDTALEVVMDVFPKITRDKIEYVDAGTPITNTHYIGAPEGEIYGVDHGIARFSPELNAVIRPQTPLKNLYLTGQDVFLCGFAGALAGALTCGSAILSRNLHLDAIALAKRTKYMDKKLKEE